Proteins co-encoded in one Setaria viridis chromosome 9, Setaria_viridis_v4.0, whole genome shotgun sequence genomic window:
- the LOC117836453 gene encoding actin-depolymerizing factor 7 isoform X2, protein MANAASGMAVDDDCKRRFLELKAKRTYRFVVFRIDEEQKQVVVEKLGEPNLTYDVFAATLPADECRYCIYDFDFVTEEGCQKSKIFFIAWSPDTAKIRSKMLYASSKDRFKRELDGIQVELQATDPTEMGLDVIRGRAN, encoded by the exons ATG GCCAACGCGGCGTCCGGGATGGCCGTGGACGACGACTGCAAGCGCAGGTTCCTGGAGCTCAAGGCCAAGCGCACCTACCGCTTCGTCGTCTTCAGGATCGACGAGGAGCAGAAGCAGGTCGTCGTCGAGAAGCTCGGCGAGCCCAACCTCACCTACGACgtcttcgccgccaccctccccgCAGACGAGTGCAGATACTGCATCTACGACTTCGACTTCGTCACCGAGGAGGGATGCCAGAAGAGCAAGATCTTCTTCATCGCGTG GTCCCCGGACACTGCAAAGATCAGGAGCAAGATGCTGTATGCAAGCTCCAAGGACAGGTTCAAGAGGGAGCTTGATGGTATCCAGGTGGAGCTGCAGGCAACTGATCCCACTGAGATGGGCCTTGATGTGATCAGGGGCCGTGCTAATTGA
- the LOC117836453 gene encoding actin-depolymerizing factor 7 isoform X1, whose protein sequence is MFVFACQCISGVSRWVQANAASGMAVDDDCKRRFLELKAKRTYRFVVFRIDEEQKQVVVEKLGEPNLTYDVFAATLPADECRYCIYDFDFVTEEGCQKSKIFFIAWSPDTAKIRSKMLYASSKDRFKRELDGIQVELQATDPTEMGLDVIRGRAN, encoded by the exons ATGTTTGTCTTTGCCTGTCAATGTATCTCCGGTGTGTCTCGGTGGGTGCAGGCCAACGCGGCGTCCGGGATGGCCGTGGACGACGACTGCAAGCGCAGGTTCCTGGAGCTCAAGGCCAAGCGCACCTACCGCTTCGTCGTCTTCAGGATCGACGAGGAGCAGAAGCAGGTCGTCGTCGAGAAGCTCGGCGAGCCCAACCTCACCTACGACgtcttcgccgccaccctccccgCAGACGAGTGCAGATACTGCATCTACGACTTCGACTTCGTCACCGAGGAGGGATGCCAGAAGAGCAAGATCTTCTTCATCGCGTG GTCCCCGGACACTGCAAAGATCAGGAGCAAGATGCTGTATGCAAGCTCCAAGGACAGGTTCAAGAGGGAGCTTGATGGTATCCAGGTGGAGCTGCAGGCAACTGATCCCACTGAGATGGGCCTTGATGTGATCAGGGGCCGTGCTAATTGA
- the LOC117838490 gene encoding uncharacterized protein isoform X2: MQPPPESASTAPGEFIGRVRDLLPFLLHVPVTYRFVKKDAVLEGFVTDGGYACACPADASCGYRGKVLSALQFEKHAGAESKNQNGHIFLSNGTSLYALFQALRDVPAEAFAEEFEAAAGVPMTMPAAEASPAPQGPRQGHQPGAPASWEPNGVRVDGATAEPPSAPAPARRDVEMLTEEEKASLCLLGLRESCSTTQSDLMHGIEGPAAEQIEDAAGGDHVMPDAKEIRNGAGEQRPRYSSLSTITPVKVRVTETKYQLDSYLKDVRGLLSTGLLEGFKVTYKKDEVEKIGRISGQGYSCGCSECNYSSNVMNACEFEQHSGQSSNNQNDHIFLETGISLFKVVKALKHYRLNMLGEFFEDTIGFPPNMDEYNKWKASFQKRKDYSDAVASDGSSTQSSRELTVGEMISSLKESAGNSISNLNWSASKRRSDRQFKRGGTETSTPVLSGSEDKGVSGLSTGTSKKNGTEETLSENTAGPLSTNGVKPDSPEPTTIIPDYSKHDPISLGLSLPSSATISQEPLPNCNIDSKSKETKSRDTTLHPLIFKEGGLPDNNLLTYKLKNGEALKQGYKRGTGIVCNCCNQEFTPSHFEEHAGMGRRRQPYRNIYTSEGVTLHKLALQLQDRLNSNEFGNANVSSFSDYPNLTSSGCGKEPSTTSGPIIPLKRTLQEIVVETEMCYFCGDGRTTLGNIDPDTIVFCNQCERPCHIRCYNDRIGKKKVPLEILKEYTRFCFLCCEKCRLLRDHLDEGLEKCEEIAFLRRIRSNICWRLLSGMNASSELYMPQVIDILKDAFAETAEHSGVFSDMVYAKNVEGETDFRGMYCAVLTASTHVVSAAILKVRMEQVAELVLIATRSECRKKGYFILLLKSIEEHLRAWKVNLLTAPVDPEMAPIWSEKLGFTILSDEEKKSMMDQSCPSVMFENLVLMQKSLA, encoded by the exons atgcagccgccgccggagagcgCCTCGACGGCGCCGGGCGAGTTCATCGGTAGAGTTCGGGATCTATTGCCGTTCCTGCTGCACGTTCCAGTCACATATCGCTTCGTGAAGAAAGAT GCTGTGCTCGAGGGATTCGTCACCGACGGCGGCTACGCCTGCGCCTGCCCCGCCGACGCCTCCTGCGGCTACCGCGGCAAG GTGCTGTCGGCGCTGCAATTCGAGAAGCACGCGGGGGCGGAGTCGAAGAACCAGAACGGCCACATCTTCCTCAGCAACGGCACGTCGCTTTACGCCCTCTTCCAGGCGCTCAGGGACGTGCCCGCCGAAGCGTTCGCGGAGGAGTTCGAGGCGGCCGCAGGGGTGCCCATGACCATGCCCGCCGCCGAGGCGTCGCCAGCGCCGCAGGGGCCGCGCCAGGGGCACCAGCCGGGCGCGCCCGCTAGCTGGGAACCAAACGGGGTTCGGGTTGACGGCGCGACGGCGGAGCCCCCTTcggcgccggcccccgcgcggCGCGACGTGGAGATgctgaccgaggaggagaaggccagCTTGTGTCTGCTTGGTTTGAG AGAAAGTTGTTCCACGACTCAGTCAGACCTTATGCACGGCATTGAAGGGCCTGCTGCAGAACAGATCGAAGATGCAGCAGGTGGCGACCATGTGATGCCTGATGCTAAAGAGATAAGAAAtggagctggtgagcaacggccTAGGTACAGTAGTTTGTCAACAATAACTCCTGTTAAAGTGCGAGTGACAGAAACAAAGTATCAGCTAGACAGTTACCTTAAAGATGTTAGAGGATTGTTGTCCACTGGGCTTCTTGAAGGTTTCAAGGTGACCTACAAGAAGGATGAG gTGGAGAAGATTGGACGCATAAGTGGACAGGGTTATTCTTGTGGTTGCTCGGAGTGTAATTACAGTAGTAAC GTTATGAATGCATGCGAGTTTGAGCAGCATTCTGGTCAGTCATCCAACAACCAAAATGATCACATCTTCTTGGAAACCGGGATTTCTCTATTCAAGGTGGTGAAAGCTCTAAAACATTATAGGCTTAACATGCTTGGGGAATTCTTTGAAGACACTATTGGTTTCCCTCCTAATATGGATGAGTATAACAAGTGGAAAG CTTCGTTTCAAAAGAGGAAAGATTATTCAGATGCTGTGGCTTCAGATGGTAGTTCAACTCAGAG TTCACGGGAGTTGACTGTGGGGGAGATGATTTCTAGTTTGAAAGAATCCGCTGGCAATAGCATCTCAAACCTTAATTGGAGTGCATCCAAAAGGCGGTCTGATAGGCAGTTCAAACGAGGAGGCACTGAGACTTCAACTCCAGTGTTGAGTGGAAGCGAAGACAAAGGAGTTTCTGGCCTCTCTACTGGCACCTCAAAGAAGAATGGCACTGAAGAAACTCTTAGTGAGAACACAGCAGGTCCTCTCAGCACCAATGGTGTAAAACCTGACTCTCCAGAACCTACTACAATAATACCGGACTACTCTAAACATGATCCCATAAGTTTAGGGCTTTCTTTACCAAGTTCAGCGACAATCTCTCAAGAGCCACTTCCAAACTGCAACATAGACTCAAAgtcaaaagaaacaaaatcgAG GGATACCACTTTGCATCCACTGATTTTCAAGGAGGGTGGCCTTCCAGATAATAATTTATTGACTTACAAGTTGAAGAATGGAGAG GCTCTAAAGCAAGGGTATAAGCGGGGGACAGGAATAGTCTGTAATTGTTGCAACCAAGAG TTTACTCCTTCGCACTTTGAAGAACATGCTGGCATGGGGAGAAGACGACAACC GTATCGCAACATCTATACATCAGAAGGAGTAACACTTCATAAGCTAGCGCTGCAATTGCAAGATCGTTTGAATTCAAATGAATTTGGCAATGCTAATGTTTCTAGCTTTAGTGACTACCCTAACCTTACTTCTTCAG GTTGTGGAAAAGAACCTTCTACCACCAGTGGACCTATCATTCCCCTGAAACGGACTTTACAAGAAATAGTGGTCGAGACAGAGATGTGCTATTTCTGTGG GGATGGCCGCACGACGCTTGGAAATATTGATCCTGATACAATAGTCTTCTGTAACCAG TGTGAGAGACCATGCCATATCAGATGTTACAACGATCGAATTGGAAAAAAGAAG GTGCCCCTGGAAATATTGAAAGAATATACGCGATTTTGCTTCCTGTGCTGCGAAAAATGTCGATTGCTTCGTGACCATCTAGATGAAGGACTGGAAAAGTGTGAAGAGATTGCCTTCCTCAGACGGATAAGATCCAATATTTGTTGGCGGCTTTTAAGTGGAATGAATGCAAGTAGTGAGCTCTACATGCCTCAGGTCATTGATATCCTCAAA GATGCATTTGCGGAAACTGCTGAGCACAGTGGTGTCTTCTCGGATATGGTTTATGC CAAGAATGTAGAAGGAGAGACGGATTTTCGAGGAATGTATTGTGCAGTGTTAACTGCAAG TACACATGTTGTGTCTGCTGCAATTTTGAAAGTGCGCATGGAACAAGTTGCAGAGCTGGTCCTTATTGCTACTCGCAGTGAGTGCAGAAAGAAG GGCTACTTTATACTTCTCCTAAAGTCTATCGAGGAGCATTTGAGAGCCTGGAAAGTAAACCTTCTTACGGCACCTGTTGACCCTGAAATGGCACCAATATGGTCTGAGAAGCTCGGGTTCACCATTTTATCAGATGAAGAG AAGAAGTCAATGATGGATCAGTCGTGCCCCTCGGTGATGTTTGAGAACCTAGTCTTGATGCAAAAATCCCTTGCTTGA
- the LOC117838490 gene encoding uncharacterized protein isoform X1: protein MQPPPESASTAPGEFIGRVRDLLPFLLHVPVTYRFVKKDAVLEGFVTDGGYACACPADASCGYRGKVLSALQFEKHAGAESKNQNGHIFLSNGTSLYALFQALRDVPAEAFAEEFEAAAGVPMTMPAAEASPAPQGPRQGHQPGAPASWEPNGVRVDGATAEPPSAPAPARRDVEMLTEEEKASLCLLGLSRESCSTTQSDLMHGIEGPAAEQIEDAAGGDHVMPDAKEIRNGAGEQRPRYSSLSTITPVKVRVTETKYQLDSYLKDVRGLLSTGLLEGFKVTYKKDEVEKIGRISGQGYSCGCSECNYSSNVMNACEFEQHSGQSSNNQNDHIFLETGISLFKVVKALKHYRLNMLGEFFEDTIGFPPNMDEYNKWKASFQKRKDYSDAVASDGSSTQSSRELTVGEMISSLKESAGNSISNLNWSASKRRSDRQFKRGGTETSTPVLSGSEDKGVSGLSTGTSKKNGTEETLSENTAGPLSTNGVKPDSPEPTTIIPDYSKHDPISLGLSLPSSATISQEPLPNCNIDSKSKETKSRDTTLHPLIFKEGGLPDNNLLTYKLKNGEALKQGYKRGTGIVCNCCNQEFTPSHFEEHAGMGRRRQPYRNIYTSEGVTLHKLALQLQDRLNSNEFGNANVSSFSDYPNLTSSGCGKEPSTTSGPIIPLKRTLQEIVVETEMCYFCGDGRTTLGNIDPDTIVFCNQCERPCHIRCYNDRIGKKKVPLEILKEYTRFCFLCCEKCRLLRDHLDEGLEKCEEIAFLRRIRSNICWRLLSGMNASSELYMPQVIDILKDAFAETAEHSGVFSDMVYAKNVEGETDFRGMYCAVLTASTHVVSAAILKVRMEQVAELVLIATRSECRKKGYFILLLKSIEEHLRAWKVNLLTAPVDPEMAPIWSEKLGFTILSDEEKKSMMDQSCPSVMFENLVLMQKSLA, encoded by the exons atgcagccgccgccggagagcgCCTCGACGGCGCCGGGCGAGTTCATCGGTAGAGTTCGGGATCTATTGCCGTTCCTGCTGCACGTTCCAGTCACATATCGCTTCGTGAAGAAAGAT GCTGTGCTCGAGGGATTCGTCACCGACGGCGGCTACGCCTGCGCCTGCCCCGCCGACGCCTCCTGCGGCTACCGCGGCAAG GTGCTGTCGGCGCTGCAATTCGAGAAGCACGCGGGGGCGGAGTCGAAGAACCAGAACGGCCACATCTTCCTCAGCAACGGCACGTCGCTTTACGCCCTCTTCCAGGCGCTCAGGGACGTGCCCGCCGAAGCGTTCGCGGAGGAGTTCGAGGCGGCCGCAGGGGTGCCCATGACCATGCCCGCCGCCGAGGCGTCGCCAGCGCCGCAGGGGCCGCGCCAGGGGCACCAGCCGGGCGCGCCCGCTAGCTGGGAACCAAACGGGGTTCGGGTTGACGGCGCGACGGCGGAGCCCCCTTcggcgccggcccccgcgcggCGCGACGTGGAGATgctgaccgaggaggagaaggccagCTTGTGTCTGCTTGGTTTGAG CAGAGAAAGTTGTTCCACGACTCAGTCAGACCTTATGCACGGCATTGAAGGGCCTGCTGCAGAACAGATCGAAGATGCAGCAGGTGGCGACCATGTGATGCCTGATGCTAAAGAGATAAGAAAtggagctggtgagcaacggccTAGGTACAGTAGTTTGTCAACAATAACTCCTGTTAAAGTGCGAGTGACAGAAACAAAGTATCAGCTAGACAGTTACCTTAAAGATGTTAGAGGATTGTTGTCCACTGGGCTTCTTGAAGGTTTCAAGGTGACCTACAAGAAGGATGAG gTGGAGAAGATTGGACGCATAAGTGGACAGGGTTATTCTTGTGGTTGCTCGGAGTGTAATTACAGTAGTAAC GTTATGAATGCATGCGAGTTTGAGCAGCATTCTGGTCAGTCATCCAACAACCAAAATGATCACATCTTCTTGGAAACCGGGATTTCTCTATTCAAGGTGGTGAAAGCTCTAAAACATTATAGGCTTAACATGCTTGGGGAATTCTTTGAAGACACTATTGGTTTCCCTCCTAATATGGATGAGTATAACAAGTGGAAAG CTTCGTTTCAAAAGAGGAAAGATTATTCAGATGCTGTGGCTTCAGATGGTAGTTCAACTCAGAG TTCACGGGAGTTGACTGTGGGGGAGATGATTTCTAGTTTGAAAGAATCCGCTGGCAATAGCATCTCAAACCTTAATTGGAGTGCATCCAAAAGGCGGTCTGATAGGCAGTTCAAACGAGGAGGCACTGAGACTTCAACTCCAGTGTTGAGTGGAAGCGAAGACAAAGGAGTTTCTGGCCTCTCTACTGGCACCTCAAAGAAGAATGGCACTGAAGAAACTCTTAGTGAGAACACAGCAGGTCCTCTCAGCACCAATGGTGTAAAACCTGACTCTCCAGAACCTACTACAATAATACCGGACTACTCTAAACATGATCCCATAAGTTTAGGGCTTTCTTTACCAAGTTCAGCGACAATCTCTCAAGAGCCACTTCCAAACTGCAACATAGACTCAAAgtcaaaagaaacaaaatcgAG GGATACCACTTTGCATCCACTGATTTTCAAGGAGGGTGGCCTTCCAGATAATAATTTATTGACTTACAAGTTGAAGAATGGAGAG GCTCTAAAGCAAGGGTATAAGCGGGGGACAGGAATAGTCTGTAATTGTTGCAACCAAGAG TTTACTCCTTCGCACTTTGAAGAACATGCTGGCATGGGGAGAAGACGACAACC GTATCGCAACATCTATACATCAGAAGGAGTAACACTTCATAAGCTAGCGCTGCAATTGCAAGATCGTTTGAATTCAAATGAATTTGGCAATGCTAATGTTTCTAGCTTTAGTGACTACCCTAACCTTACTTCTTCAG GTTGTGGAAAAGAACCTTCTACCACCAGTGGACCTATCATTCCCCTGAAACGGACTTTACAAGAAATAGTGGTCGAGACAGAGATGTGCTATTTCTGTGG GGATGGCCGCACGACGCTTGGAAATATTGATCCTGATACAATAGTCTTCTGTAACCAG TGTGAGAGACCATGCCATATCAGATGTTACAACGATCGAATTGGAAAAAAGAAG GTGCCCCTGGAAATATTGAAAGAATATACGCGATTTTGCTTCCTGTGCTGCGAAAAATGTCGATTGCTTCGTGACCATCTAGATGAAGGACTGGAAAAGTGTGAAGAGATTGCCTTCCTCAGACGGATAAGATCCAATATTTGTTGGCGGCTTTTAAGTGGAATGAATGCAAGTAGTGAGCTCTACATGCCTCAGGTCATTGATATCCTCAAA GATGCATTTGCGGAAACTGCTGAGCACAGTGGTGTCTTCTCGGATATGGTTTATGC CAAGAATGTAGAAGGAGAGACGGATTTTCGAGGAATGTATTGTGCAGTGTTAACTGCAAG TACACATGTTGTGTCTGCTGCAATTTTGAAAGTGCGCATGGAACAAGTTGCAGAGCTGGTCCTTATTGCTACTCGCAGTGAGTGCAGAAAGAAG GGCTACTTTATACTTCTCCTAAAGTCTATCGAGGAGCATTTGAGAGCCTGGAAAGTAAACCTTCTTACGGCACCTGTTGACCCTGAAATGGCACCAATATGGTCTGAGAAGCTCGGGTTCACCATTTTATCAGATGAAGAG AAGAAGTCAATGATGGATCAGTCGTGCCCCTCGGTGATGTTTGAGAACCTAGTCTTGATGCAAAAATCCCTTGCTTGA